A genomic window from Bordetella genomosp. 9 includes:
- a CDS encoding DUF2242 domain-containing protein, with translation MPSPLSPDRYIPTVQTRGWDGPARLTAALALGCLALAGCSGASRQAYPETFQDTNTYSRNYPASDSATCEAARRALLSQGYTIGKAQKDGVEGQKNFQVKDDDQQHQVISFHVVCTSDQQASPHTTVFVNAVQDRYIIKKTSASAGVGLSVLGSVSMPFGSYEDSLSKVSSETISAPGFYEGFFDLVQRYLPQAEAGGKVAPPQGAAANGAGATPSPAATPASTPASPPAPTAAPTPAAKGADAPADKAATPAATPAAAPAAADTGKPGQDAGATSAGQDAGAAKPAHDPGISTDAGQDGGQDASKDPGKTTNP, from the coding sequence ATGCCCAGCCCGCTGTCTCCTGATCGCTACATCCCTACCGTCCAGACCCGTGGATGGGACGGCCCCGCCCGGTTGACCGCGGCGCTCGCCTTGGGTTGCCTGGCCCTGGCCGGCTGCTCGGGCGCCAGCAGGCAGGCCTACCCGGAAACCTTCCAGGATACGAATACCTATTCACGTAACTATCCGGCCAGCGATTCGGCCACCTGCGAAGCGGCGCGGCGCGCGCTGCTCAGCCAGGGCTACACCATAGGCAAGGCGCAGAAGGACGGCGTGGAAGGCCAGAAGAATTTCCAGGTGAAGGACGACGATCAGCAGCACCAGGTGATTTCCTTCCATGTGGTCTGCACGTCGGACCAGCAGGCCTCGCCGCACACCACCGTCTTCGTGAACGCGGTGCAGGACCGCTACATCATCAAGAAGACCAGCGCGTCGGCGGGTGTCGGGCTCAGCGTGCTGGGGTCGGTGTCCATGCCCTTCGGTTCCTATGAGGATTCGCTGTCCAAGGTGAGCAGCGAGACCATATCCGCGCCCGGGTTCTACGAGGGATTCTTCGATCTGGTGCAGCGTTATCTGCCCCAGGCCGAGGCCGGCGGCAAGGTTGCTCCGCCGCAAGGGGCAGCCGCCAATGGCGCGGGGGCCACGCCGTCGCCAGCGGCCACGCCCGCATCTACGCCCGCATCCCCACCCGCGCCCACGGCCGCACCCACGCCGGCGGCGAAGGGCGCGGATGCGCCGGCCGACAAGGCGGCGACTCCCGCCGCGACCCCTGCCGCCGCACCGGCCGCCGCCGACACCGGCAAGCCGGGCCAGGATGCGGGCGCGACCAGCGCGGGCCAGGACGCAGGCGCCGCCAAGCCGGCCCACGATCCGGGCATCAGCACGGATGCCGGCCAGGACGGCGGCCAGGACGCCAGCAAGGACCCCGGCAAGACCACGAACCCGTGA
- a CDS encoding GGDEF domain-containing protein, which produces MHLDLLTLYLLAIGTLLASAGMMFWEHRGNPARGGTLRTLAAAFAVIAIGCAAALFRRALPGVAGSAISNLVILTGYLLVLEGVASLSGRRHRAASAGLLVAMALVWLAGGTRWQDVIWNYLSAIPIALVSGMTAWEMLRCPAMKSLPSRYIVAAVTSVHALAYAGRALILPWLVTDYGGAIQLVASKITMYEGVLYSVLLPMSLLKLMREESHAQLLRESRTDYLTRLGNRRWFFEESARIAGGEDARHPLSILAFDLDHFKAINDLHGHQTGDEVLKSFAEIARGVVGPDVVLARIGGEEFAALLAGRDALRAQALGETVARRFAETISDRIASLGVPATVSIGLARLDAQRDDASTGGNKASALAEALAAADRALYRAKSLGGNRLELADGIA; this is translated from the coding sequence ATGCATTTGGACCTGTTGACGCTTTATCTGCTCGCCATCGGAACGCTCCTGGCCAGCGCCGGGATGATGTTCTGGGAGCATCGGGGCAATCCCGCGCGTGGCGGCACGCTGCGCACCCTGGCCGCCGCCTTCGCGGTGATCGCGATCGGCTGCGCGGCCGCCTTGTTCCGGCGCGCGTTGCCAGGCGTCGCCGGTTCTGCCATCAGCAACCTGGTCATCCTGACCGGCTACCTGCTCGTGCTCGAAGGCGTCGCGTCCCTGAGCGGCCGACGCCATCGCGCCGCGTCGGCCGGCCTGCTGGTCGCCATGGCACTGGTGTGGCTGGCGGGCGGCACGCGCTGGCAGGACGTCATATGGAACTACCTGAGCGCGATTCCCATCGCCCTGGTCAGCGGCATGACGGCGTGGGAAATGCTGCGATGTCCCGCGATGAAGTCCCTGCCGTCGCGCTACATCGTGGCCGCGGTGACCAGCGTGCACGCCCTGGCGTATGCCGGCAGGGCGCTGATCCTGCCCTGGCTGGTGACCGACTACGGCGGCGCGATACAGCTGGTGGCCAGCAAGATCACGATGTACGAAGGCGTGCTGTATTCGGTCCTGCTGCCGATGAGCCTGCTCAAGCTCATGCGTGAAGAATCGCACGCCCAACTGCTGCGCGAATCGCGTACGGACTACCTGACGCGCCTGGGCAACCGCCGCTGGTTCTTCGAAGAGAGCGCACGCATCGCGGGCGGCGAGGACGCCCGCCACCCGCTGTCGATACTGGCGTTCGACCTGGACCACTTCAAGGCGATCAACGACCTGCATGGTCACCAGACCGGCGACGAAGTGCTGAAGTCCTTCGCGGAAATCGCGCGCGGCGTGGTGGGTCCGGATGTCGTCCTGGCACGCATCGGCGGCGAAGAGTTCGCCGCCCTGCTGGCGGGCCGCGACGCGCTGCGCGCACAGGCCCTGGGCGAAACCGTCGCGCGGCGTTTCGCCGAAACGATCTCAGACCGCATCGCCAGCCTGGGCGTGCCGGCCACGGTCAGCATCGGCCTGGCGCGATTGGATGCCCAGCGTGACGATGC